A window from Kovacikia minuta CCNUW1 encodes these proteins:
- a CDS encoding DUF2808 domain-containing protein, which translates to MFKKLVNFPFSLTPAPRLGSASILALSILLPGSLLTSTAVASQISNERSFFDHAPRLVRTAATFQDAYTPSTYQFTIKVPEDAGANLQAVRIAQDSQNIGTVDFDISQSSAFLGGSFAGGPAVSLASVGGTQPTNSNEVTIAFDPPIAPGQTVTVSLQADRNLGGGGVYLFGVTAFPTGENSPRLIPGLWTR; encoded by the coding sequence ATGTTTAAAAAACTTGTCAATTTCCCATTTTCTTTAACCCCTGCTCCCCGTTTAGGTTCTGCCAGTATTTTGGCACTGAGTATTTTGCTGCCCGGTTCGCTGCTGACTTCAACTGCTGTTGCAAGTCAGATCAGTAATGAACGGAGCTTTTTTGACCATGCTCCCCGTCTGGTTCGAACCGCTGCAACTTTTCAAGATGCCTACACCCCTTCTACTTACCAGTTCACAATTAAGGTTCCCGAAGATGCTGGAGCTAACCTCCAGGCTGTCAGAATTGCTCAAGATAGTCAGAATATCGGAACGGTCGATTTTGATATCAGTCAGAGCAGTGCCTTTCTGGGAGGCTCTTTTGCAGGTGGCCCTGCCGTATCCTTAGCCAGCGTGGGGGGCACCCAACCAACCAACTCCAACGAGGTAACCATTGCCTTCGATCCACCCATTGCACCAGGACAAACCGTAACCGTTTCGCTCCAAGCCGATCGCAACCTGGGAGGTGGCGGTGTTTATCTATTTGGCGTCACCGCCTTTCCGACAGGTGAAAACAGTCCTAGGCTTATTCCTGGGTTATGGACGCGTTAA
- a CDS encoding dihydroorotase — protein MAFNPSVTIRRAQILLPDGELMLGDVEIRNGTIAQVAPEISPTPDADIEIEADGLTLLPGVIDPQVHFREPGLEHKEDLFTASCACARGGVTSFLEMPNTRPLTTTQAALDDKLQRAAQKCLVNYGFFIGATAEILPDLLQATPACGIKIFMGSMHGPLLVDQEVFLEKIFSQGDRLIAVHAEDQARINQRRQEFAGITDPAIHSTIQDNQAALNATQLALKLSKKYQRRLHILHLSTAEEAELLRQDKPAWVTAEVTPQHLLLNTSAYEKIGTLAQMNPPLRSPHDNEVLWQALQDGVLDFIATDHAPHTLAEKAQPYPNSPSGMPGVETSLALMLTQAAQGRCTVAQVSQWMSTAVAKAYRIPNKGAIVPGYDADLVLVDLNTYRPVLSQDLATKCGWSPFEGWNLTGWAVVTIVGGQIAYEWGKLHTEVRGQALRFDGE, from the coding sequence ATGGCATTCAATCCTTCTGTCACGATTCGCCGCGCCCAGATCCTCCTACCGGATGGAGAGTTGATGTTGGGAGATGTGGAGATCCGGAATGGGACAATCGCCCAGGTTGCCCCAGAAATTTCCCCCACTCCAGATGCAGATATTGAAATAGAAGCCGATGGGTTGACTTTGTTGCCGGGGGTAATTGATCCCCAGGTTCACTTTCGAGAGCCTGGGCTGGAACACAAGGAGGATCTGTTTACCGCCAGTTGTGCCTGTGCCAGGGGGGGCGTCACGTCCTTCCTGGAAATGCCCAACACCCGCCCCCTCACCACCACCCAGGCAGCATTAGATGACAAGCTCCAGCGGGCAGCCCAAAAATGCCTGGTTAACTATGGTTTCTTTATTGGAGCCACAGCAGAAATTTTGCCGGATTTGCTGCAAGCGACGCCCGCCTGTGGAATCAAGATTTTCATGGGGTCGATGCACGGTCCCCTACTGGTGGATCAAGAAGTATTTCTGGAGAAGATTTTTTCCCAAGGCGATCGCCTGATTGCAGTCCATGCCGAAGACCAGGCACGCATTAATCAGCGCCGCCAGGAATTTGCCGGGATAACCGATCCCGCCATCCATTCCACTATTCAGGACAATCAGGCGGCTTTGAATGCAACCCAATTAGCTTTAAAGCTTTCCAAAAAATATCAACGCCGTCTCCATATTTTGCATTTATCTACCGCCGAAGAAGCAGAACTGCTGCGGCAAGATAAACCGGCCTGGGTCACGGCAGAAGTGACGCCCCAACATTTGTTATTGAATACCAGTGCCTACGAAAAAATTGGTACCCTGGCACAAATGAATCCTCCGCTGCGATCGCCCCACGATAACGAGGTTCTGTGGCAAGCACTCCAGGACGGGGTACTTGACTTCATTGCCACTGACCATGCACCCCACACCCTGGCGGAAAAGGCACAACCCTATCCCAATAGCCCCTCTGGTATGCCTGGAGTAGAAACTTCCCTGGCACTGATGCTGACCCAGGCAGCCCAGGGGCGTTGCACGGTTGCCCAGGTTTCCCAATGGATGTCTACCGCAGTCGCCAAGGCCTATCGGATTCCCAACAAAGGTGCGATCGTCCCTGGCTATGACGCCGACCTGGTGCTTGTAGACCTGAATACCTATCGCCCTGTTTTGAGCCAGGATCTTGCCACCAAATGCGGCTGGAGTCCTTTTGAAGGCTGGAATTTAACCGGATGGGCAGTTGTGACCATTGTCGGGGGACAAATTGCCTATGAGTGGGGAAAACTCCACACGGAAGTAAGAGGGCAGGCATTGAGGTTTGATGGGGAGTAG
- the lepB gene encoding signal peptidase I: MTRVESKVSDDNSPQKSNENPWVEGLKTIGLSAILAFGIRTFVAEARYIPSGSMEPTLQVNDRLIVDKLGYHFKDPQRGDIVVFSPTDTLEKQNFHDAFIKRVIGLPGETIEVKGGRVYVNDQPLREGYIKEIPDYHWGPQKVPQGSYLVLGDNRNNSYDSHYWGFVPRDKIIGRAIVRFWPVDRMGEISEPSYR; the protein is encoded by the coding sequence ATGACTCGTGTAGAAAGCAAAGTGTCGGATGACAACTCTCCCCAGAAGTCGAACGAAAACCCCTGGGTCGAAGGGCTTAAAACCATTGGTTTAAGTGCCATTCTGGCATTTGGCATTCGGACTTTTGTTGCGGAGGCTCGCTACATTCCTTCCGGTTCGATGGAACCCACACTCCAGGTCAACGATCGTCTGATTGTAGACAAGCTGGGCTATCACTTTAAAGATCCCCAGCGGGGAGATATCGTGGTATTTTCACCCACCGATACGCTTGAGAAACAAAATTTTCACGATGCTTTTATCAAACGGGTGATTGGGTTGCCCGGTGAAACTATCGAAGTGAAAGGTGGCAGGGTTTATGTGAATGATCAACCCTTGAGAGAGGGCTACATCAAAGAAATTCCCGATTATCACTGGGGTCCGCAGAAGGTGCCCCAGGGGTCTTACCTGGTATTGGGAGACAACCGCAATAACAGCTACGACAGCCATTACTGGGGCTTTGTCCCACGGGACAAGATCATTGGTCGCGCGATCGTCCGTTTCTGGCCCGTCGATCGGATGGGAGAAATTTCGGAACCGAGTTATCGGTAG
- a CDS encoding dihydroorotase, with protein MTSELLQQVRVLDPVSGTDRIADVLIRDGIIQSVEETLTEYPDETIVQNCQGLILGPGLVDLYSHSGEPGFEERETLASLMQAAGAGGFTRVAILPDTVPAIDNPAGVKWLKQKAEGRGQKGEGRSQEPASIQNSKFKIQNSFPTPHTPYPTPSLHCWAALTVGVQGQQMTELAELAAVEIVGFADGRPLNNLALVRRLLEYGRSLDKSIALWANDTALAGNGVMREGQESIRLGLPGVPAIAETVALSTLLEIIEVTGTPVHLMRISTARGVELIRAAKSRGIPITASSSWLHLLLNSESIRTYDPNLRLDPPLGNPTDQAALLKALQEGVLDAIAIDHTPYSYEEKTVAFAEAPPGAIGLELALPLLWAALVETGTWSALDLWRSLSTQPARCLAQKPATITPQQPAELILFNPTYLWKVEGRTLKSLSTNTPWLGQEIAGRVEKIWVP; from the coding sequence ATGACCAGTGAACTATTGCAACAAGTCCGGGTACTCGATCCCGTCTCAGGAACCGATCGCATCGCTGATGTGTTGATTCGGGATGGAATCATCCAGTCCGTTGAAGAGACCCTAACGGAGTACCCGGATGAAACGATCGTCCAAAATTGCCAGGGTCTGATCCTGGGGCCAGGACTAGTAGACCTTTACAGCCACTCTGGAGAACCTGGGTTTGAAGAACGGGAAACGCTGGCATCCTTAATGCAAGCAGCAGGAGCAGGTGGATTCACCCGTGTCGCGATTCTACCTGATACGGTTCCGGCGATCGACAATCCTGCGGGGGTGAAGTGGTTGAAGCAGAAGGCAGAGGGCAGAGGGCAGAAGGGAGAAGGGAGAAGCCAGGAGCCAGCTTCAATTCAAAATTCAAAATTCAAAATTCAAAACTCTTTCCCCACACCCCACACCCCATACCCCACCCCCTCCCTCCACTGCTGGGCAGCCCTCACGGTTGGGGTTCAAGGGCAACAAATGACTGAATTGGCAGAACTGGCTGCGGTTGAAATTGTGGGCTTTGCGGATGGGCGACCGTTAAATAACCTGGCCTTGGTACGGCGTTTGCTGGAGTATGGCCGATCGCTGGATAAGTCGATCGCCCTGTGGGCAAATGACACAGCCCTGGCAGGAAACGGCGTTATGCGAGAGGGGCAGGAATCCATCCGGTTGGGGTTACCTGGGGTTCCGGCGATCGCTGAGACCGTTGCCCTTTCCACCCTGCTGGAAATCATCGAGGTTACAGGAACTCCGGTTCATTTGATGCGAATCTCAACCGCTCGCGGTGTGGAATTAATTCGGGCAGCAAAATCCCGTGGTATTCCGATTACTGCCAGTAGTTCCTGGTTGCATTTGTTATTGAATAGCGAATCGATTAGAACCTACGATCCCAACCTGCGGCTCGACCCTCCCCTGGGCAATCCCACCGATCAGGCAGCCCTGCTTAAAGCGCTTCAAGAAGGCGTGCTGGATGCGATCGCGATCGATCACACCCCCTATAGCTACGAAGAAAAAACTGTCGCCTTTGCCGAAGCGCCACCTGGCGCGATCGGTCTGGAGTTAGCCTTACCCCTACTTTGGGCAGCACTGGTTGAAACCGGAACCTGGTCAGCCCTTGATCTCTGGCGCAGCCTCAGTACCCAACCTGCCAGATGTTTGGCTCAAAAACCAGCGACAATCACCCCTCAGCAACCCGCTGAACTGATTCTGTTTAACCCCACATATCTCTGGAAAGTAGAGGGGAGAACCCTTAAATCCCTCTCTACCAACACTCCCTGGTTAGGGCAGGAGATCGCTGGACGGGTTGAAAAAATTTGGGTTCCTTGA